The Candidatus Equadaptatus faecalis nucleotide sequence GTTGACAAATCGTGTTTATGTAGTTAATATCTATCGGTGCGCCTTTTTGCACAAGGGGTATGACTGTGCCCGTACGGGTAGTCTCATGGGCTGAAAGATATGATGGTTACTGGTTTTTTCAGCTGTATGACCTCAGTCGAACAAGGCGGATTTGACGGATAAGAGTTGAAGGCTCGCCGTCATATTATGGTTATGTGCACCTTTTGCACAAAATAATGCTAACCCCGGCGGTCCGGTGCAATTCAGGTCAAATTGCCTACAGGGTCAGCCGAAAGATAAAGAAAACAAAGAAAGGAGGAGATTGTATGCCGACAATTAGCCAGTTGATTCGTACAGGCAGAGAAGAGAAAAGACACCGTTCAAGCTCACCGGCACTCCAGAACAACCCGCAGCGCCGCGGCGTATGCACGCGTGTCTACACAGTAACGCCGAAAAAGCCTAACTCAGCTCTTCGTAAAGTCGCCCGTGTGCGTCTTACGAACGGTATCGAAGTTACTGCGTACATCCCGGGAGTCGGACACAACCTTCAGGAACACTCAGTTGTTCTTGTTCGCGGAGGACGTGTAAAAGACCTTCCCGGTGTCCGTTATCACATTGTCAGAGGAACACTCGACTGCGGCGGAGTTGAAAATCGCCGCCAGAGCCGCTCGCTCTACGGTGCACGTAGACCGAAGTAATATTTAAAGGGAGGAATTTCTAATGTCACGTAAAGGACATATCAGAAAACGCGTTTCACCGCCCGATTCAGTCTATAACAATGCCGTAATGGGAAGATTTATCAGCTGCCTCATGCTTGACGGCAAGAGAAGCGTCGCTGAAAAGATTTTCTACGGAGCACTGAATCTGGCAGCAGGCCGCCTCGACCTCAAACCTGAAGAGGTTTTCGAGAAAGCCATGACAAGCGTGGCGCCGCTCGTTGAGGTTCGTCCCCGCCGCGTAGGCGGAGCAACCTATCAGGTACCTGTCGAAGTTACGGCACCGCGCGGACAGGCGCTTGCGACACGCTGGATTATCAACTTCTCGCGCTCACGCAAAGGCATGCCGATGATGGAAAGACTCGCAAGAGAATTTCAGGATGCATGCAAAGGCGAAGGCGGTTCAATCAAGAAAAGAGAAGACACACACCGCATGGCTGAAGCGAACAAAGCGTTTGCTCACTATCGCTGGTAGAAGCAGCTGCAACACAGGTTATTTGTTTTAAGTTTTAAAGTTAGGATTTGGTGGTGTTAACGAGATGCAAGGCATCGACTTGAGCAAAGTGCGCAATATAGGAATAGCAGCGCATATAGACGCGGGGAAAACGACTACTACTGAGCGTATCCTTTTCTACACGGGCAAGAAGCACAAAATCGGTGAAACACACGAAGGCAGTGCTACTATGGACTGGATGGAACAGGAGCGCGAACGTGGTATTACGATTACCTCCGCCGCTACAACCTGCTTTTGGAACGATTGCCTTATCAATATAATTGATACACCCGGACACGTTGACTTTACGGTTGAAGTCGAACGTTCAATGCGGGTCCTTGACGGAGCGGTTTCAGTTTTCTGCGCTGTCGGGGGAGTTGAACCGCAGTCTGAAACAGTTTGGCGCCAGGCCGACAAATATCATGTCCCGCGTGTAGCATTCGTTAACAAAATGGACAGAGTTGGAGCGGATTTCATGGCTGTTGTGGACCAGATGAAGAACCGTCTGGGCGCAAAAGCAATTCCAATTCAGCTTCCCATAGGTGTCGAAGATACGTTCAAAGGAATGGTTGACCTTATTAAAATGAAAGCCGTTATCTATGACGATACTCTCGGCACCGAGTACCACATTGCGGAAATCCCTCCGCAGCTTAAAGATGACGCCGAAATTGCGAGAATGGAAATGATCGAGGCGTTGGCGGATCATGACGACGAACTTATGAGTCTTTATCTTGAAGGCAAGGAAGTGCCGAACGAGC carries:
- the rpsL gene encoding 30S ribosomal protein S12 — translated: MPTISQLIRTGREEKRHRSSSPALQNNPQRRGVCTRVYTVTPKKPNSALRKVARVRLTNGIEVTAYIPGVGHNLQEHSVVLVRGGRVKDLPGVRYHIVRGTLDCGGVENRRQSRSLYGARRPK
- the rpsG gene encoding 30S ribosomal protein S7 — encoded protein: MSRKGHIRKRVSPPDSVYNNAVMGRFISCLMLDGKRSVAEKIFYGALNLAAGRLDLKPEEVFEKAMTSVAPLVEVRPRRVGGATYQVPVEVTAPRGQALATRWIINFSRSRKGMPMMERLAREFQDACKGEGGSIKKREDTHRMAEANKAFAHYRW